One segment of bacterium DNA contains the following:
- a CDS encoding CsgG/HfaB family protein, whose product MKSLFFLLLTGTALTWSQNSNPVVAVLDFNSTSKKFYLDDVVRSFPTQLQTELSQKRSLVIVERRRIDDVMREQDFVLTDLAEDKDKQAKVGNLLGADYLITGDISESEGKLRIDVAVTQISSGRVIGEKAIVPSKNHVSIGARLLAQNIAFELTGEGSKIQSISLRGAPTMPLFLSTVMLAAGTGLAYKQSSKFKDDYKASGQTLKGIQDNYDKANKWNKTGGFLAGATAVSLGAYIYALIKNKSSDLELLAMESIAGKTTFALQPVITPGRSAGIDLSIKF is encoded by the coding sequence ATGAAATCATTGTTCTTCCTCTTGCTCACCGGAACCGCTCTTACGTGGTCTCAGAATTCCAATCCTGTGGTTGCCGTTCTCGATTTTAACAGCACATCAAAAAAATTTTATCTCGATGACGTGGTGCGTTCCTTCCCTACCCAGCTTCAGACAGAGCTTTCACAGAAACGATCGCTCGTGATCGTTGAACGCCGCCGTATCGACGATGTCATGCGTGAACAGGATTTTGTGTTAACTGATCTGGCCGAAGATAAAGACAAACAAGCCAAGGTTGGTAATTTACTCGGCGCCGACTATCTTATAACCGGTGACATCAGCGAATCGGAAGGAAAATTACGAATCGACGTTGCCGTGACGCAAATCAGCAGCGGCCGCGTGATCGGTGAAAAAGCCATCGTTCCTTCCAAAAATCATGTTTCTATCGGTGCCCGCTTGCTCGCACAAAATATCGCATTCGAACTCACCGGCGAAGGTAGCAAAATTCAAAGCATCTCATTGCGCGGCGCGCCAACGATGCCACTGTTTTTATCAACGGTTATGCTCGCTGCAGGAACAGGCTTGGCGTACAAACAGTCATCAAAATTCAAAGACGATTACAAAGCATCGGGACAAACCCTCAAAGGAATTCAAGATAATTACGATAAAGCAAATAAATGGAATAAAACCGGTGGATTTCTGGCCGGCGCTACGGCGGTCTCCCTCGGAGCATATATCTACGCCCTTATCAAAAATAAATCATCCGATCTTGAATTACTTGCAATGGAATCCATTGCGGGCAAAACCACATTTGCTCTGCAACCTGTGATTACACCTGGCCGATCGGCAGGCATCGACTTGTCGATCAAATTTTGA
- a CDS encoding PKD domain-containing protein — MKTAMLKKILWIISCVGFLGCDKLGNLGKDSEKPVIDRITIDPPAILVNDTTSITVEARDLNDEDISYVWNNFSQGTFIGSTTGETILWKAPAVAGNYPIRVTVTNESGRSTSRTDTVEVIAQNTPVVIITNPMNGAFISAGLGAVTVAAQATPTDIDSMTFAVGNVVLDRALGSSANFVWNIASLSGSQILRVKAYRHSGPQQFVGETSISVSIESVVGKRK, encoded by the coding sequence ATGAAAACGGCTATGTTGAAAAAAATATTATGGATCATCAGTTGTGTCGGATTTTTGGGCTGCGATAAGCTCGGCAACCTTGGCAAAGACAGCGAAAAACCGGTCATTGATCGTATCACGATTGATCCGCCGGCTATCCTCGTCAACGATACGACGTCGATCACCGTCGAAGCGCGTGATCTTAATGACGAAGACATCAGTTACGTATGGAATAATTTTAGCCAAGGAACATTCATCGGCAGTACGACCGGCGAAACGATCTTATGGAAAGCGCCTGCTGTCGCCGGCAATTATCCTATCCGCGTTACCGTAACTAATGAATCCGGACGCAGTACGTCGCGCACCGATACCGTCGAAGTCATTGCACAGAATACACCTGTCGTTATCATTACCAACCCCATGAATGGTGCGTTTATTTCGGCAGGACTTGGCGCGGTTACAGTCGCTGCGCAAGCTACGCCAACCGATATCGACAGTATGACTTTTGCTGTCGGCAACGTCGTACTTGATAGAGCTTTAGGAAGCTCCGCCAATTTCGTGTGGAATATTGCGTCGCTCAGCGGCTCCCAAATTCTCCGCGTAAAAGCCTATCGCCACTCCGGCCCCCAGCAATTTGTAGGAGAAACCAGCATCAGCGTGTCGATCGAATCAGTAGTAGGAAAGCGTAAGTAG